One genomic window of Conger conger chromosome 9, fConCon1.1, whole genome shotgun sequence includes the following:
- the LOC133137754 gene encoding transcription factor Sp4-like, whose protein sequence is MSDQKEEAMATDGAKAAAGDYINKGKTSGAQDTQPSPLALLAATCSKIGGAVGGSGPVLVDSSGLLQVQGQTQALELVPAGLGGWQLVAGPAGGAGRRGKGLEQQFQMVQLQNVPGSVGGVQYQVVPHLQTADGQQIQITPGNPAIIPGNGAIAPGNLSLQSEPIQLIPAPTGRANQTLQIRPGVSLPLQLQHPQPQLVATVPISVGGVTLALPISMATGGGAIQLVQPEGAGQLLLTPISTPAAESVGAVTSTTAPSAGDSLAVTSTTPTEQGAPPPEAPPTEGHAQANGLQGGQVQLVGQVQGGQVQLVGQVQGAGQPLLQQMQLQALTPPPLLLRAPSLSGWQTLQLQNLTLAPVSTGPAPAGTFAQISPLTLAGTPITLNSAPSVQTLSIAGLQGLPITITGVQGQAMGGEGVKVQPSPRGESQSPSSQEPQPSKRLRRVACSCPNCREGESSGDPGRKKQHVCHMEGCGKVYGKTSHLRAHLRWHTGERPFVCSWIFCGKRFTRSDELQRHRRTHTGEKRFECPECSKRFMRSDHLSKHVKTHQNKRGGALTVLTTEDMEESADELGSPGVVTMETLAAHGSTPATPTAMEEEF, encoded by the exons ATGAGCG ATCAAAAGGAGGAAGCGATGGCGACCGACGGGGCGAAAGCAGCTGCGGGAGATTATATTAATAAAGGCAAAACTTCTGGAGCACAG gACACACAGCCCTCCCCCCTGGCTCTCCTGGCTGCTACGTGCAGTAAGATTGGCGGGGCTGTGGGGGGCTCTGGGCCGGTGCTGGTGGACTCCAGTGGGCTGCTGCAGGTGCAGGGTCAGACCCAGGCTCTGGAGCTGGTCCCGGCGGGGCTGGGCGGCTGGCAGCTGGTGGCGGGgccggcgggcggggcggggcggagggggaAGGGGCTGGAGCAGCAGTTCCAGATGGTGCAGCTGCAGAACGTGCCCGGCTCTGTGGGCGGAGTCCAGTACCAGGTGGTGCCTCACCTGCAGACGGCTGACGGACAGCAGATCCAGATCACCCCTGGCAACCCCGCCATCATCCCCGGCAACGGCGCCATCGCCCCTGGCAACCTGAGCCTGCAGAGCGAGCCCATCCAGCTGATCCCCGCCCCTACCGGACGGGCCAATCAGACGCTGCAGATCCGGCCGGGCGTGTCCCTCCCCCTGCAGCTGCAGCACCCCCAGCCGCAGCTGGTCGCCACGGTACCCATCAGCGTGGGCGGAGTCACGCTGGCACTGCCTATCAGCATGGCaacagggggcggggccatcCAGCTGGTGCAGCCCGAGGGGGCGGGGCAACTGCTGCTCACGCCCATCTCCACCCCGGCGGCGGAGTCTGTGGGGGCCGTCACCTCGACGACCGCGCCCTCCGCAGGGGATTCGCTGGCTGTGACCTCCACCACGCCCACTGAGCAGGGAGCTCCGCCCCCTGAGGCCCCGCCCACGGAGGGCCACGCCCAGGCCAACGGGCTGCAAGGGGGGCAGGTGCAGCTGGTGGGGCAGGTGCAGGGGGGGCAGGTGCAGCTGGTGGGGCAGGTGCAGGGGGCGGGGCAGCCCCTCCTGCAGCAGATGCAGCTGCAagccctgaccccccctcccctgctgcTCCGCGCCCCCTCCCTCAGTGGCTGGCAGACGCTGCAGCTGCAGAACCTCACGCTGGCGCCCGTCAgtacaggccccgcccccgccgggACCTTCGCCCAGATCTCCCCTCTCACACTCGCCGGCACGCCAATCACCCTGAACTCCGCCCCCAGCGTGCAGACACTCAGCATCGCTGGCCTGCAGGGCCTGCCAATCACCATCACCGGCGTGCAAG GCCAGGcaatggggggggagggggtgaaggTGCAGCCATCCCCCCGGGGGGAGAGCCAGAGTCCCTCCAGCCAGGAGCCACAGCCCAGCAAGAGGCTCCGCAGAGTGGCCTGCTCCTGCCCCAACTGCCgtgagggggagagcag tggggACCCCGGAAGGAAGAAGCAGCATGTGTGTCACATGGAGGGCTGTGGGAAGGTGTACGGGAAGACGTCCCACCTGAGGGCCCACCTGCGCTGGCACACGGGCGAGCGGCCCTTCGTCTGCTCCTGGATCTTCTGCGGGAAGCGCTTCACCCGCTCCGATGAGCTGCAGAGACACCGCAGGACACACACGg GAGAGAAGCGGTTTGAGTGCCCGGAGTGCTCAAAGCGGTTCATGCGGAGTGACCACCTGTCCAAGCACGTGAAGACGCACCAGAACAAGCGGGGCGGTGCGTTGACTGTCCTCACCACCGAGGACATGGAGGAGAGCGCTGATGAGCTGGGGTCGCCCGGGGTCGTTACCATGGAAACTCTCGCCGCGCATGGCTCCACCCCCGCCACGCCCACTGCCATGGAGGAGGAGTTCTAG